In a genomic window of Carassius gibelio isolate Cgi1373 ecotype wild population from Czech Republic chromosome A3, carGib1.2-hapl.c, whole genome shotgun sequence:
- the LOC127956658 gene encoding cytochrome P450 2K6-like produces the protein MAFIETLLLEGSGTGTVLGALLLCLVIYLFSISYSSQDEGNNYPPGPKPLPLLGNLHILNLKKTYMSLCELSKQYGSVYTVHFGPKKVLILSGYKTVKQALVNLSEEFGDRDVTPIFHDFNQGYGIVFSNGENWREMRRFALSSLRDFGMGKRRSEEIITEETKYLKEEFEKFEGKPFETTLPAAMAVLNVISDIIFSTRFEYSNTKLHHIVQRSHENTRLFGSTSVQLYNMFPWIRPFVANQKRIVNNVKEAIRQSKEIIKGLKKTLNPLDPRGIADCFLIRQQKEEESGKTDSLYNSMNLHCTINNLFGAGTDTTATTLRWGLLLMAKYPEIQARVQDEIDRVIGGRQPMAEDRKNLPYIDAVIHETQRFASVIPINPPHQTTCDVHLNGYLIKKGTSVWPLLASVLRDENEWETPDSFNPSHFLNEQGQFVKRDAFMPFSAGRRVCPGEGLARMELFLFFTSLLQHFRFTPPPGVSEDELDLSPVVGFTLNPAPHKLCAVKRS, from the exons ATGGCTTTTATTGAAACATTACTTTTGGAGGGCTCTGGCACAGGTACAGTTTTAGGTGCCCTACTGTTGTGTTTGGTTATTTACCTGTTCTCCATCAGCTACAGCTCTCAGGATGAGGGTAACAATTATCCTCCGGGACCCAAACCACTGCCACTTCTGGGGAACCTGCACATACTCAACCTCAAGAAAACCTACATGAGTCTTTGTGAG ctGTCAAAACAATATGGGTCAGTTTACACAGTGCACTTTGGCCccaaaaaagtattaatattgtCAGGATACAAGACTGTCAAACAGGCACTAGTGAACCTTTCAGAGGAGTTTGGAGACAGAGATGTTACACCCATATTTCATGATTTCAACCAGGGATATG GGATCGTGTTTTCCAATGGTGAAAACTGGAGGGAAATGAGACGCTTTGCTCTTTCTAGCCTGCGAGACTTTGGAATGGGCAAGAGAAGAAGTGAAGAGATTATCACTgaagaaacaaaatatttaaaagaggAATTTGAGAAGTTTGAAG GAAAACCATTTGAAACAACTCTGCCAGCTGCCATGGCTGTTTTAAATGTCATCTCTGACATCATCTTCAGCACCAGATTTGAGTATAGCAACACCAAGTTACATCACATTGTCCAACGAAGTCACGAAAACACAAGGTTGTTTGGATCTACTTCAGTTCAG CTCTACAACATGTTTCCTTGGATTCGTCCTTTTGTGGCCAATCAGAAACGCATTGTGAACAATGTGAAAGAAGCGATCAGACAAAGCAAGGAAATAATAAAAGGTCTGAAAAAGACTCTGAACCCTCTGGACCCCAGAGGAATTGCTGACTGTTTCCTGATACGACAGCAAAAAGAGGAG GAATCTGGCAAAACAGACTCTTTGTACAATTCAATGAATTTACATTGTACAATAAACAACTTATTTGGTGCTGGTACTGACACTACGGCCACAACACTACGCTGGGGTCTTCTGCTCATGGCCAAATACCCTGAAATACAAG CCAGGGTTCAAGATGAGATTGACCGAGTGATCGGTGGACGTCAGCCAATGGCAGAAGACAGGAAAAACTTACCTTATATAGATGCTGTGATCCATGAAACCCAGAGATTTGCAAGCGTAATACCCATTAATCCCCCTCATCAGACCACCTGTGATGTTCACCTGAATGGATACCTCATCAAGAAG GGTACCAGTGTGTGGCCGCTACTGGCATCTGTACTGAGAGATGAAAATGAGTGGGAAACTCCTGACAGCTTCAACCCAAGTCATTTCCTAAATGAACAAGGCCAGTTTGTCAAAAGAGATGCCTTCATGCCCTTCTCAGCAG GCCGCAGGGTTTGTCCTGGAGAGGGTTTGGCCAGAATGGAGCTCTTCTTGTTCTTCACCTCCCTCCTTCAGCATTTCCGCTTCACTCCTCCCCCAGGAGTGTCTGAAGATGAGCTGGATCTCTCACCAGTCGTGGGCTTCACTCTGAACCCGGCCCCCCACAAATTGTGTGCAGTCAAACGGTCTTAA